One region of Triticum aestivum cultivar Chinese Spring chromosome 6B, IWGSC CS RefSeq v2.1, whole genome shotgun sequence genomic DNA includes:
- the LOC123135086 gene encoding uncharacterized protein codes for MDPAENNMSKEADSVAISIEEDVLLGDSSRPEEADRVAMPSGEGVLLKDSLQSQLQEISVNHESMLKEADIVALSIGEEVHGDSSLPEEADSREIPSGEGILLGDSLQSQQQEINVNHENTEEEADTVAIQLGLRRRLGGSSLLEEADIVEISIGENVLLGDSTLPGEAEGVPMLSGEGVLPGDSSQTQQQEITIDHGPHMSIDELLKVIKGANGMPVLFVPSSDGRLAAVAVDGLQNLVPANRDNNVSGENKNQDFRAWLLLLASLVATVTYTAGLTPPGGFWAADDKANGYVAGTSVMRDKFNRRYRLFQNCNAVAFFTSLMIIAILAKSINGEEEHTLRKKCLPPLVGLCFVSLGTSYLIGTWDSLTNGGSLAICLFVMLFIYMAMPWVRSCIRKKQHGSL; via the exons ATGGACCCTGCAGAGAATAATATGTCGAAAGAAGCTGACAGTGTGGCAATATCAATAGAAGAAGACGTGCTGCTTGGAGATTCATCACGGCCGGAAGAAGccgatagagtggcaatgccttcAGGAGAAGGCGTACTGCTCAAAGATTCATTGCAATCTCAGCTGCAAGAGATCAGTGTTAACCATG AGAGTATGTTGAAAGAAGCTGACATCGTGGCACTATCGATTGGAGAAGAGGTGCATGGCGATTCATCGCTGCCGGAAGAAGCTGACAGCAGAGAAATACCGTCAGGAGAAGGCATACTGCTTGGAGATTCGTTGCAGTCTCAGCAGCAAGAGATCAATGTTAACCATG AGAATACGGAGGAAGAAGCTGACACTGTGGCAATACAGTTAGGACTTAGGAGAAGGCTTGGAGGTTCATCCCTGCTAGAAGAAGCTGACATAGTGGAAATATCGATAGGTGAAAACGTGCTGCTTGGAGATTCAACGCTGCCGGGAGAAGCTGAGGGAGTGCCAATGTTGTCAGGAGAAGGCGTACTGCCTGGAGATTCGTCGCAGACTCAGCAGCAAGAGATCACTATCGACCATGGTCCGCACATGTCAATTGATGAGCTGCTGAAAGTAATAAAAGGAGCCAATGGCATGCCCGTGCTGTTCGTCCCCTCCAGCGACGGGCGGCTGGCGGCAGTAGCTGTGGATGGCCTTCAGAATCTTGTGCCTGCCAATCGCGACAACAATGTGTCAGGTGAAAATAAAAATCAGGATTTCCGTGCCTGGCTATTACTCCTGGCGTCACTGGTTGCCACAGTCACCTACACCGCAGGACTCACTCCACCGGGTGGTTTCTGGGCTGCCGACGACAAGGCAAATGGATACGTTGCTGGTACCTCAGTTATGCGCGACAAATTTAACCGCAGGTACCGCTTGTTTCAGAACTGCAACGCTGTAGCATTCTTCACCTCCTTGATGATCATTGCAATACTTGCCAAAAGCATTAACGGGGAGGAAGAGCATACACTAAGAAAAAAATGTTTACCACCACTTGTAGGATTATGTTTTGTGAGCTTGGGGACTAGCTACCTCATCGGCACCTGGGACAGCCTCACAAATGGGGGCAGCTTAGCCATTTGCTTGTTTGTGATGCTCTTTATCTACATGGCGATGCCTTGGGTTAGGAGTTGCATAAGGAAGAAGCAACATGGATCCTTATAG